One genomic window of Oryctolagus cuniculus chromosome 11, mOryCun1.1, whole genome shotgun sequence includes the following:
- the MGAT4C gene encoding alpha-1,3-mannosyl-glycoprotein 4-beta-N-acetylglucosaminyltransferase C isoform X1 yields MDQERMFKFHQMKQIFQILDKMRYLRKRSVVSFLGVLVIFLLFMNLYIEDSYVLEGDKQLIRETSTHQLNSERYVHTFKDLSNFSGTINVTYRYLAATPLQRKRYLTIGLSSVKRKKGNYLLETIRSIFEQSSYEELKEISVVVHLADFNSSWRDGMVQDITQKFAHHIIAGRLMVIHAPEEYYPILDGLKRNYNDPVDRVKFRSKQNVDYAFLLNFCANTSDYYVMLEDDVRCSKNFLTAIKKVITSLEGTYWVTLEFSKLGYIGKLYHSHDLPRLAHFLLMFYQEMPCDWLLSHFRGLLAQKNVIRFKPSLFQHMGYYSSYKGTENKLKDDDFEEEFFDIPDNPPASLYTNMNVFENYEASKAYSSVDEYFWGKPPSTGDIFLIVFKTPIVIKKIKVNTGTEDRQNDILHHGALDVGENVYITKQTRQCGTYLRLGEFKNGNFEMSDVNQKIPFDIVCMRIRVTKTQKEWLIIRSISIWTY; encoded by the exons aTGGACCag GAGAGGATGTTTAAATTTCATCAAATGAAGCAGATTTTTCAAATACTGGATAAAATGCGATACCTGAGAAAACGTTCTGTGGTGTCATTCTTGGGAGTTCTTGtcattttccttctatttatGAACTTGTATATTGAGGATAGTTATGTTCTG GAAGGAGACAAACAACTTATAAGGGAAACATCCACACACCAACTGAATTCTGAACGCTATGTTCATACTTTCAAGGATTTATCCAATTTCTCAGGAACCATAAATGTTACCTATCGTTACCTCGCTGCCACACCCTTACAGAGAAAGC GATATCTTACAATTGGACTTTCATCAGTGAAACGAAAAAAGGGGAACTATTTACTTGAGACAATCAGGTCAATTTTTGAACAATCCAGCTATGAAGAGCTGAAGGAAATTTCAGTGGTGGTTCATCTAGCAGATTTTAATTCATCCTGGCGTGATGGCATGGTCCAGGATATTACACAGAAATTTGCCCACCATATAATTGCAGGAAGATTAATGGTTATACATGCTCCAGAGGAATATTACCCAATCCTGGATGGtctgaaaagaaattataatgaTCCAGTAGATAGAGTCAAATTTCGTTCTAAGCAGAATGTAGATTATGCTTTTCTGCTTAATTTTTGTGCCAATACTTCAGACTACTACGTAATGCTTGAAGATGATGTCCGatgttcaaaaaattttttaactgcCATCAAGAAAGTCATTACATCTCTAGAAGGAACTTACTGGGTAACTCttgagttctctaagcttggatACATAGGTAAACTCTATCATTCTCATGATCTCCCACGATTGGCAcattttttattaatgttttatcaAGAAATGCCTTGTGATTGGCTACTGTCTCATTTCCGGGGTCTGTTGGCTCAGAAAAATGTGATCCGTTTTAAACCATCTCTCTTTCAGCACATGGGCTATTATTCATCATACAAAGGGACTGAAAACAAGCTGAAGGATGATGATTTTGAAGAGGAATTTTTTGACATCCCAGATAACCCTCCTGCCAGTCTATACACCAACATGAATGTGTTTGAAAATTACGAAGCAAGCAAGGCATACAGTAGCGTTGATGAGTACTTTTGGGGGAAACCACCTTCAACAGGAGATATCTTCCTGATTGTATTTAAAACTCCAattgtaataaaaaaaattaaagtgaatacTGGGACAGAAGACCGACAAAATGACATTTTGCATCATGGAGCCCTAGATGTTGGGGAAAATGTTTATattacaaaacaaacaagacaATGTGGTACTTACTTAAGACTAGGAGAATTCAAAAATGGAAACTTTGAAATGTCAGATGTGAATCAGAAAATTCCATTTGATATCGTTTGTATGAGGATACGTGTTACTAAAACACAAAAGGAGTGGCTGATTATCAGGAGTATTAGCATTTGGACTTATTAG
- the MGAT4C gene encoding alpha-1,3-mannosyl-glycoprotein 4-beta-N-acetylglucosaminyltransferase C isoform X2: MFKFHQMKQIFQILDKMRYLRKRSVVSFLGVLVIFLLFMNLYIEDSYVLEGDKQLIRETSTHQLNSERYVHTFKDLSNFSGTINVTYRYLAATPLQRKRYLTIGLSSVKRKKGNYLLETIRSIFEQSSYEELKEISVVVHLADFNSSWRDGMVQDITQKFAHHIIAGRLMVIHAPEEYYPILDGLKRNYNDPVDRVKFRSKQNVDYAFLLNFCANTSDYYVMLEDDVRCSKNFLTAIKKVITSLEGTYWVTLEFSKLGYIGKLYHSHDLPRLAHFLLMFYQEMPCDWLLSHFRGLLAQKNVIRFKPSLFQHMGYYSSYKGTENKLKDDDFEEEFFDIPDNPPASLYTNMNVFENYEASKAYSSVDEYFWGKPPSTGDIFLIVFKTPIVIKKIKVNTGTEDRQNDILHHGALDVGENVYITKQTRQCGTYLRLGEFKNGNFEMSDVNQKIPFDIVCMRIRVTKTQKEWLIIRSISIWTY; this comes from the exons ATGTTTAAATTTCATCAAATGAAGCAGATTTTTCAAATACTGGATAAAATGCGATACCTGAGAAAACGTTCTGTGGTGTCATTCTTGGGAGTTCTTGtcattttccttctatttatGAACTTGTATATTGAGGATAGTTATGTTCTG GAAGGAGACAAACAACTTATAAGGGAAACATCCACACACCAACTGAATTCTGAACGCTATGTTCATACTTTCAAGGATTTATCCAATTTCTCAGGAACCATAAATGTTACCTATCGTTACCTCGCTGCCACACCCTTACAGAGAAAGC GATATCTTACAATTGGACTTTCATCAGTGAAACGAAAAAAGGGGAACTATTTACTTGAGACAATCAGGTCAATTTTTGAACAATCCAGCTATGAAGAGCTGAAGGAAATTTCAGTGGTGGTTCATCTAGCAGATTTTAATTCATCCTGGCGTGATGGCATGGTCCAGGATATTACACAGAAATTTGCCCACCATATAATTGCAGGAAGATTAATGGTTATACATGCTCCAGAGGAATATTACCCAATCCTGGATGGtctgaaaagaaattataatgaTCCAGTAGATAGAGTCAAATTTCGTTCTAAGCAGAATGTAGATTATGCTTTTCTGCTTAATTTTTGTGCCAATACTTCAGACTACTACGTAATGCTTGAAGATGATGTCCGatgttcaaaaaattttttaactgcCATCAAGAAAGTCATTACATCTCTAGAAGGAACTTACTGGGTAACTCttgagttctctaagcttggatACATAGGTAAACTCTATCATTCTCATGATCTCCCACGATTGGCAcattttttattaatgttttatcaAGAAATGCCTTGTGATTGGCTACTGTCTCATTTCCGGGGTCTGTTGGCTCAGAAAAATGTGATCCGTTTTAAACCATCTCTCTTTCAGCACATGGGCTATTATTCATCATACAAAGGGACTGAAAACAAGCTGAAGGATGATGATTTTGAAGAGGAATTTTTTGACATCCCAGATAACCCTCCTGCCAGTCTATACACCAACATGAATGTGTTTGAAAATTACGAAGCAAGCAAGGCATACAGTAGCGTTGATGAGTACTTTTGGGGGAAACCACCTTCAACAGGAGATATCTTCCTGATTGTATTTAAAACTCCAattgtaataaaaaaaattaaagtgaatacTGGGACAGAAGACCGACAAAATGACATTTTGCATCATGGAGCCCTAGATGTTGGGGAAAATGTTTATattacaaaacaaacaagacaATGTGGTACTTACTTAAGACTAGGAGAATTCAAAAATGGAAACTTTGAAATGTCAGATGTGAATCAGAAAATTCCATTTGATATCGTTTGTATGAGGATACGTGTTACTAAAACACAAAAGGAGTGGCTGATTATCAGGAGTATTAGCATTTGGACTTATTAG